From the Kogia breviceps isolate mKogBre1 chromosome 3, mKogBre1 haplotype 1, whole genome shotgun sequence genome, one window contains:
- the C3H15orf48 gene encoding normal mucosa of esophagus-specific gene 1 protein, producing MSFFQLLMKRKELIPLVLFTTVAATGALSFALYSLRKTDVIIDRKRNPEPWENVDPTAPRKLITINQEWKPIEELQKVRKATR from the exons ATGAGCTTTTTCCAACTCCtgatgaaaaggaaggaa ctTATTCCTTTGGTGCTTTTCACGACCGTGGCAGCGACTGGAGCTTTGTCTTTTGCTCTGTATTCCCTTCGAAAAACCGATGTGAT cattgATCGAAAAAGAAATCCAGAACCTTGGGAAAATGTGGATCCTACTGCACCTAGAAAG cttataacAATCAACCAAGAATGGAAGCCTATTGAAGAGTTGCAGAAGGTCCGAAAGGCAACCAGGTGA